Proteins encoded in a region of the Candidatus Methylomirabilota bacterium genome:
- a CDS encoding ABC transporter substrate-binding protein, which yields MSLTPRRREHVTVTRRDFLRWSALASGGLTAPWAVRTAGAQTAPKRGGTLRVGFYIEAATMDPHLSGSKIDRQIYHNIYEPLLTLDTNLGIKPGLAESWQLVDAKTLVFKLRRGVRFHDGTDFNAEAAKFNFNRMKTEPKSVRKGETASIDTVDVVDAYTIRMNLKRPDAALPATLTDRAGMMVSPKAIGERGAELERNATGAGTGPFQFVEWVKDDHLSIKRNDNYWNKQGGPYLDQIRYRPIPDDTVKLQSLQAGEIHVMDYVQPRDVAAVKADKNVVVLDVPSLADFAYQLNHIRPPFDVKALRQAVALSLDLEQIVKGVWLNVGVPANGPIPPTSWAYDRSISFIKRDLARAKAKLAEGGKPGGFTFTMTTNNIPINVQEAEVIQAQLAEAGITMKIKLVDSATLLSDGNSKSFEMISYQWSGRPDPDGNTYQFFRTTPGTSLNWSGISNKEIDAILDKSREASSQAERKRLFSQLTRLLQEELPMVFIVHPIEPKAFSPRVQNYDPVPDGMMRFKDVWLK from the coding sequence ATGTCTCTGACCCCACGCCGTCGCGAGCACGTCACGGTCACTCGACGCGATTTCCTGCGCTGGAGCGCGCTGGCCTCGGGCGGCCTCACCGCACCGTGGGCCGTCCGCACCGCCGGCGCGCAGACCGCGCCGAAGCGGGGCGGGACCCTCCGCGTCGGCTTCTACATCGAGGCGGCGACGATGGATCCGCACCTGTCCGGCAGCAAGATCGACCGGCAGATCTACCACAACATCTACGAGCCGCTCCTCACCCTGGACACGAACCTCGGCATCAAGCCCGGGCTCGCCGAGTCGTGGCAGCTGGTGGACGCGAAGACCCTCGTGTTCAAGCTGCGGCGCGGCGTGAGGTTCCACGACGGCACCGACTTCAATGCGGAGGCGGCGAAGTTCAACTTCAACCGCATGAAGACGGAGCCCAAGTCGGTGCGCAAGGGCGAGACCGCGAGCATCGACACCGTGGACGTCGTCGACGCCTACACGATTCGCATGAACCTCAAGCGTCCGGATGCCGCGCTTCCCGCCACACTGACGGACCGCGCGGGGATGATGGTGTCGCCCAAGGCGATAGGGGAGCGCGGCGCGGAGCTGGAGCGGAACGCCACCGGCGCGGGCACCGGCCCCTTCCAGTTCGTCGAGTGGGTCAAAGACGACCACCTGTCGATCAAGAGAAATGACAACTACTGGAACAAGCAGGGGGGCCCCTATCTCGACCAGATCCGCTACCGGCCCATCCCCGACGACACCGTCAAGCTCCAGAGCCTCCAGGCGGGCGAGATCCACGTGATGGACTACGTGCAGCCTCGAGACGTCGCCGCGGTGAAGGCGGACAAGAACGTGGTGGTGCTGGACGTGCCGTCGCTCGCCGACTTCGCCTATCAGCTCAATCACATCCGGCCGCCCTTCGACGTGAAGGCGCTCCGTCAGGCGGTGGCGCTGAGCCTCGACCTCGAGCAGATCGTCAAGGGCGTGTGGCTGAACGTGGGGGTGCCCGCCAACGGGCCCATCCCGCCCACGAGCTGGGCGTACGACCGGTCGATTTCGTTCATCAAGCGGGATCTCGCGAGAGCCAAGGCCAAGCTCGCCGAAGGTGGCAAGCCCGGCGGCTTCACGTTCACCATGACCACCAACAACATCCCCATCAACGTGCAGGAGGCGGAAGTCATCCAGGCGCAGCTCGCCGAGGCCGGCATCACCATGAAGATCAAGCTGGTGGACTCGGCGACCCTCCTGTCCGACGGCAACTCGAAGAGCTTCGAGATGATCAGCTACCAGTGGAGTGGGCGCCCCGACCCCGACGGCAACACGTACCAGTTCTTCCGCACCACGCCGGGGACCTCGCTCAACTGGTCCGGCATCTCCAACAAGGAGATCGACGCCATCCTCGACAAGTCGCGGGAGGCGTCGAGCCAGGCCGAGCGCAAGCGGCTTTTCAGCCAGCTCACCCGGCTCCTCCAGGAGGAGCTGCCGATGGTGTTCATCGTCCACCCCATCGAGCCGAAGGCGTTCTCGCCGCGGGTCCAGAACTACGACCCGGTTCCCGATGGCATGATGCGCTTCAAGGACGTCTGGCTGAAGTAG
- a CDS encoding ABC transporter permease, translated as MGRLVVRRLLATIPVLLLVSGGVFLLIHLTPGDPIDAMMAESVDATVKENLRRELGLDRPLYLQYVSWMGRVLQGDLGRSIRNREPVIENVGRRIRPSLQLAGLAMTISLLIAVPVGVLSAARRNGPVDRAGATFALFGICMPNFLLALLLIFLFGVRLRWLPISGYVDPLEEPWDGLRSLVLPAVTLGLALAAVVTRTLRASMLEALAEDYVRTARAKGLSEGAVIRSHVLKNALIPVVTVLGLQLGTLIGGAVITEYVFALPGVGRLVVDAVFARDYPLVQGVVLLIAVGFILSNLAVDLLYGWIDPRIRPR; from the coding sequence GTGGGCCGCCTCGTCGTGCGCCGCCTGCTGGCGACGATCCCGGTGCTCCTCCTCGTCAGCGGCGGCGTCTTCCTGCTCATTCACCTCACGCCGGGCGATCCCATCGACGCCATGATGGCGGAGTCGGTGGACGCGACCGTGAAGGAGAATCTCCGGCGCGAGTTGGGGCTGGACCGGCCGCTCTACCTCCAGTACGTGAGCTGGATGGGCCGCGTGCTGCAGGGCGACCTCGGCCGCTCCATCCGCAATCGCGAGCCGGTGATCGAGAACGTGGGCCGCCGCATCCGGCCGAGCCTGCAGCTCGCCGGCCTCGCCATGACCATCTCGCTCCTGATCGCGGTGCCGGTGGGCGTGCTGTCCGCGGCGCGCCGGAACGGGCCGGTGGACCGTGCCGGCGCAACCTTCGCCCTCTTCGGCATCTGCATGCCGAATTTCCTACTCGCCCTCCTCCTGATCTTCCTCTTCGGGGTGAGGCTGCGCTGGCTGCCCATCTCGGGCTACGTCGATCCGCTGGAGGAACCGTGGGACGGGCTCCGCTCGCTCGTGCTGCCGGCGGTGACGCTGGGGCTCGCCCTCGCCGCGGTGGTCACCCGGACCCTCCGGGCGAGCATGCTCGAGGCCCTTGCGGAAGACTACGTCCGCACCGCGCGGGCCAAGGGACTCTCGGAGGGCGCGGTCATCCGGAGCCACGTCCTCAAGAACGCGCTGATCCCGGTGGTCACGGTGCTGGGCCTCCAGCTCGGCACCCTGATCGGCGGCGCGGTGATCACGGAGTACGTGTTCGCGCTGCCCGGCGTGGGCCGCCTCGTCGTCGACGCGGTGTTCGCCCGCGATTATCCCCTCGTGCAGGGCGTTGTTTTGCTGATCGCGGTGGGCTTCATCCTGAGCAATCTCGCGGTGGATCTCCTCTATGGCTGGATCGACCCCCGGATCCGGCCTCGCTGA